A region from the Diorhabda sublineata isolate icDioSubl1.1 chromosome X, icDioSubl1.1, whole genome shotgun sequence genome encodes:
- the LOC130451551 gene encoding probable phospholipid-transporting ATPase IIB isoform X2, producing MDNMESQSNILKTSKEDIPLISKTHRQTNWGCWCTFFRRCCGPRELRSRNILLGKSTPGQFPANAIRNQKYNIITFLPLVLYQQFKFFLNMYFLIMATSQFVPDIRIGYLYTYWGPLCFVLLVTISREAIDDWRRHKRDQEVNNQKCKRLLNDLNKPFETVAAHKLKVGDLIIVDKDERVPADLVLLRTSESSGAVFVRTDQLDGETDWKLRLAVPATQKLASDCQLFEINASIYAEKPQKDIHSFIGTFSRLDSLNSDESLNLENTLWTNCVIASGQATGVVIYTGPETRSVMNNSAPRSKVGLLDIEVNTITKLLFAAVIGLTLIMMALKGFNGPWYRYMFRFILLFSYIIPISLRVNLDMGKSFYSWAIGKDPAMKGTAVRCTTIPEELGRISYLLSDKTGTLTQNSMVLKRLHMGTVSFATDSFDEVSTCLRNSYNIENLTVGSEKFRRSENIRIKEAVQALALCHNVTPMCDTTEKKDTDSGSFGSETEADHHLQISDQEVTYQASSPDEVALVQWTHQVGLTLSHRDLTSMQLRRPDGRLMNYSILQVFPFKSETKRMGIIVKDLYTGEIIFYVKGADVVMSAIVQYTDWLDEEVGNMARDGLRTLVVAKKDLTEEQYLDFEARYDAARLSKTDRGARVAQVVESLEREMELLCVTGVEDKLQDNVRSTLELLRNAGIKIWMLTGDKLETATCIAKSSSLVSKTQGLHVFKKVVTRTDAHLELNSYRRKQDCALVISGESLDVCLLYYQPEFMELATAAPAVVCCRCSPTQKAQVVQLIQKHTGKRTAAVGDGGNDVSMIQQADAGIGIEGREGKQASLAGDFSIPQFSHLARLLLVHGRKSYKRSASLAQFVIHRGLIISTMQAVFSSVFYLSSVALYQGFLMVGYATVYTMFPVFSLVLDQDVSPEIALTYPELYKDLAKGRSLSFKTFFMWVLISIYQGGVIMYGALLLFEDEFIHIVAISFTSLILTELIMVALNIRTWHYLMVLAEFFSLGLYALSLIVLHDYFDAEFIRTVDFFWRVVLITLISCLPLYILKFLRKKFSPPSYSKLS from the exons ATGGATAATATGGAATCTCAAAGTAATATTCTGAAAACATCAAAGGAAGACATTCCACTGATAAGCAAAACACATAGACAAACAAATTGGGG ATGTTGGTGCACTTTTTTTCGAAGATGCTGTGGTCCAAGGGAATTAAGATCCAGAAATATTCTTTTGGGAAAATCGACACCCGGACAATTCCCTGCCAATGCGATAaggaatcaaaaatataatattatcacatttttacCCCTTGTTCTTTACcagcaattcaaatttttcctcaatatgtattttttgatCATGGCTACAAGTCAATTTGTGCCTGACATTCGGATAGGTTATTTGTATACATATTGGGGACCATTG TGCTTCGTTCTTCTGGTTACTATTTCAAGAGAAGCTATTGATGATTGGAGAAGACATAAACGTGATCAAGAAGTCAATAATCAAAAATGTAAAAGGTTACTTAACGACCTTAATAAACCATTTGAGACAGTAGCAGCACACAAATTAAAg GTAGGAGATCTTATTATCGTCGATAAAGATGAAAGGGTGCCAGCAGATTTGGTGTTATTGAGAACCTCTGAAAGTAGTGGTGCTGTATTTGTAAGAACAGATCAATTAGACGGTGAAACAGATTGGAAGTTAAGATTAGCTGTTCCCGCAACTCAAAAGTTAGCATCAGACtgtcaattatttgaaataaatgctaGTATATATGCAGAGAAGCCTCAGAAAGATATACATTCTTTTATTGGAACATTTAGTAGA CTAGATTCTTTGAATAGTGATGAAagtttgaatttagaaaatacatTATGGACAAATTGTGTTATAGCATCTGGGCAAGCTACAGGAGTTGTTATTTATACAG GTCCTGAAACAAGATCAGTTATGAATAACTCTGCTCCTAGATCCAAAGTAGGTCTTTTGGACATTGAAGTAAATACTATAACAAAGCTATTATTTGCTGCGGTAATAGGTCTTACTCTTATTATGATGGCATTAAAAGGATTCAATGGTCCTTGGTATAGATATATGTTCAGATTTATTCTCTTATTCTCCTATATTATACCAATTAG CTTACGGGTTAACTTAGACATGGGAAAATCTTTTTACTCATGGGCTATTGGAAAAGATCCTGCAATGAAAGGTACAGCAGTCCGGTGTACTACTATACCCGAAGAATTAGGTAGAATATCATATCTTCTTTCTGATAAAACTGGTACTCTAACTCAAAATTCAATGGTACTGAAAAGGTTGCACATGGGTACTGTTAGTTTTGCTACTGACAGTTTTGATGAG GTAAGCACTTGTTTGCGGAATTcatataatatagaaaatttgacaGTGGGTTCTGAAAAATTCAGGAGATCTGAAAACATAAGAATTAAAGAGGCAGTACAGGCATTAGCATTGTGTCATAACGTTACCCCCATGTGTGATACAACTGAAAAGAAAGATACAg ATTCAGGTTCGTTTGGTTCTGAAACTGAGGCTGATCATCATTTGCAAATATCTGATCAAGAAGTAACTTACCAAGCATCAAGTCCAGATGAAGTAGCTCTAGTACAGTGGACACACCAAGTCGGATTAACTTTGAGTCATAGAGATCTCACGTCTATGCAGCTTAGAAGACCTGATGGTAGATTGATGAATTATAGTATTTTACAAGTATTTCCCTTCAAGAGCGAAACTAAAAGGATGGGAATTATAGTTAAG GATCTATATACaggagaaataattttttatgtaaaaggTGCTGATGTTGTAATGTCAGCTATTGTACAATATACGGATTGGTTAGACGAAGAAGTTGGTAATATGGCTAGGGATGGTTTAAGGACGTTAGTTGTTGCTAAAAAGGATCTAACTGAAGAGCAGTACCTTGATTTTGAg GCTCGGTATGATGCAGCTAGATTATCCAAAACAGATAGAGGTGCAAGAGTTGCTCAAGTAGTCGAATCATTAGAAAGAGAAATGGAACTCTTATGTGTTACTGGAGTAGAAGACAAATTGCAAGATAATGTTAGATCAACTTTAGAATTACTGAGAAATGCTGGTATCAAAATATGGATGCTTACTGGTGATAAGTTAGAAACTGCTACATGTATTGCCAAGAGTTCTAGCTTGGTATCTAAAACACAGG GTCTTcatgttttcaaaaaagtagTAACTCGCACTGACGCTCATCTGGAACTGAATTCGTACAGAAGAAAACAAGATTGCGCTTTAGTAATAAGCGGTGAAAGCTTAGACGTCTGTTTATTATATTACCAACCTGAATTTATGGAACTAGCAACTGCTGCTCCTGCAGTTGTTTGTTGTAGATGTTCGCCCACTCAAAAAGCTCAAGTG GTACAACTTATTCAAAAACACACTGGTAAACGTACAGCTGCAGTTGGAGATGGTGGAAATGATGTTAGTATGATCCAACAAGCTGACGCAGGTATCGGTATAGAAGGTCGAGAAGGGAAACAAGCCAGTCTAGCTGGTGATTTCAGCATACCGCAGTTTTCACATTTAGCTCGACTTTTATTGGTACATGGAAGGAAATCTTATAAACGATCAGCATCTTTGGCTCAATTTGTTATACACAGAGGATTGATTATTTCGACCATGCAAGCTGTGTTCAGTAGTGTGTTTTATCTGAGCTCTGTGGCACTGTACCAAGGTTTCCTCATGGTTGGTTACGCTACTGTTTATACTATGTTTCCG GTATTCAGTTTGGTGCTTGATCAAGATGTAAGTCCTGAAATTGCTCTAACTTATCCAGAACTGTACAAAGATCTAGCCAAAGGAAGGAGTCTATCTTTTAAAACATTCTTTATGTGGGTTCTAATAAGTATTTACCAAG gGGGTGTTATAATGTATGGTGctttacttttatttgaagatGAATTTATCCACATTGTAGCGATTAGTTTTACTTCACTGATCCTCACCGAATTAATAATGGTCGCCTTAAATATCCGTACATGGCATTATCTAATGGTATTAGCTGAATTTTTCTCGTTAGGACTATACGCATTATCTTTGATAGTCCTACATGATTATTTTG atgCGGAATTTATAAGAACAGTGGATTTCTTCTGGAGAGTGGTGTTGATAACGTTGATATCCTGCCTACCGTTGTACATCCTCAAATTCTTAAGGAAGAAATTTTCTCCTCCAAGTTACAGTAAACTTTCGTAA
- the LOC130451551 gene encoding probable phospholipid-transporting ATPase IIB isoform X3 encodes MEFPMQDFDCDQETTFLLANSSSNGNDMDVIQTSVRNRNPKRRRSIGSILCGCWCTFFRRCCGPRELRSRNILLGKSTPGQFPANAIRNQKYNIITFLPLVLYQQFKFFLNMYFLIMATSQFVPDIRIGYLYTYWGPLCFVLLVTISREAIDDWRRHKRDQEVNNQKCKRLLNDLNKPFETVAAHKLKVGDLIIVDKDERVPADLVLLRTSESSGAVFVRTDQLDGETDWKLRLAVPATQKLASDCQLFEINASIYAEKPQKDIHSFIGTFSRLDSLNSDESLNLENTLWTNCVIASGQATGVVIYTGPETRSVMNNSAPRSKVGLLDIEVNTITKLLFAAVIGLTLIMMALKGFNGPWYRYMFRFILLFSYIIPISLRVNLDMGKSFYSWAIGKDPAMKGTAVRCTTIPEELGRISYLLSDKTGTLTQNSMVLKRLHMGTVSFATDSFDEVSTCLRNSYNIENLTVGSEKFRRSENIRIKEAVQALALCHNVTPMCDTTEKKDTDSGSFGSETEADHHLQISDQEVTYQASSPDEVALVQWTHQVGLTLSHRDLTSMQLRRPDGRLMNYSILQVFPFKSETKRMGIIVKDLYTGEIIFYVKGADVVMSAIVQYTDWLDEEVGNMARDGLRTLVVAKKDLTEEQYLDFEARYDAARLSKTDRGARVAQVVESLEREMELLCVTGVEDKLQDNVRSTLELLRNAGIKIWMLTGDKLETATCIAKSSSLVSKTQGLHVFKKVVTRTDAHLELNSYRRKQDCALVISGESLDVCLLYYQPEFMELATAAPAVVCCRCSPTQKAQVVQLIQKHTGKRTAAVGDGGNDVSMIQQADAGIGIEGREGKQASLAGDFSIPQFSHLARLLLVHGRKSYKRSASLAQFVIHRGLIISTMQAVFSSVFYLSSVALYQGFLMVGYATVYTMFPVGIQFGA; translated from the exons atGGAATTTCCTATGCAAGATTTTGATTGTGATCaagaaacaacatttttattagcAAATTCTTCAAGTAATGGAAACGATATGGATGTAATACAGACTTCCGTGAGAAATCGAAACCCCAAACGTCGTCGCAGTATAGGCAGTATTTTGTGTGG ATGTTGGTGCACTTTTTTTCGAAGATGCTGTGGTCCAAGGGAATTAAGATCCAGAAATATTCTTTTGGGAAAATCGACACCCGGACAATTCCCTGCCAATGCGATAaggaatcaaaaatataatattatcacatttttacCCCTTGTTCTTTACcagcaattcaaatttttcctcaatatgtattttttgatCATGGCTACAAGTCAATTTGTGCCTGACATTCGGATAGGTTATTTGTATACATATTGGGGACCATTG TGCTTCGTTCTTCTGGTTACTATTTCAAGAGAAGCTATTGATGATTGGAGAAGACATAAACGTGATCAAGAAGTCAATAATCAAAAATGTAAAAGGTTACTTAACGACCTTAATAAACCATTTGAGACAGTAGCAGCACACAAATTAAAg GTAGGAGATCTTATTATCGTCGATAAAGATGAAAGGGTGCCAGCAGATTTGGTGTTATTGAGAACCTCTGAAAGTAGTGGTGCTGTATTTGTAAGAACAGATCAATTAGACGGTGAAACAGATTGGAAGTTAAGATTAGCTGTTCCCGCAACTCAAAAGTTAGCATCAGACtgtcaattatttgaaataaatgctaGTATATATGCAGAGAAGCCTCAGAAAGATATACATTCTTTTATTGGAACATTTAGTAGA CTAGATTCTTTGAATAGTGATGAAagtttgaatttagaaaatacatTATGGACAAATTGTGTTATAGCATCTGGGCAAGCTACAGGAGTTGTTATTTATACAG GTCCTGAAACAAGATCAGTTATGAATAACTCTGCTCCTAGATCCAAAGTAGGTCTTTTGGACATTGAAGTAAATACTATAACAAAGCTATTATTTGCTGCGGTAATAGGTCTTACTCTTATTATGATGGCATTAAAAGGATTCAATGGTCCTTGGTATAGATATATGTTCAGATTTATTCTCTTATTCTCCTATATTATACCAATTAG CTTACGGGTTAACTTAGACATGGGAAAATCTTTTTACTCATGGGCTATTGGAAAAGATCCTGCAATGAAAGGTACAGCAGTCCGGTGTACTACTATACCCGAAGAATTAGGTAGAATATCATATCTTCTTTCTGATAAAACTGGTACTCTAACTCAAAATTCAATGGTACTGAAAAGGTTGCACATGGGTACTGTTAGTTTTGCTACTGACAGTTTTGATGAG GTAAGCACTTGTTTGCGGAATTcatataatatagaaaatttgacaGTGGGTTCTGAAAAATTCAGGAGATCTGAAAACATAAGAATTAAAGAGGCAGTACAGGCATTAGCATTGTGTCATAACGTTACCCCCATGTGTGATACAACTGAAAAGAAAGATACAg ATTCAGGTTCGTTTGGTTCTGAAACTGAGGCTGATCATCATTTGCAAATATCTGATCAAGAAGTAACTTACCAAGCATCAAGTCCAGATGAAGTAGCTCTAGTACAGTGGACACACCAAGTCGGATTAACTTTGAGTCATAGAGATCTCACGTCTATGCAGCTTAGAAGACCTGATGGTAGATTGATGAATTATAGTATTTTACAAGTATTTCCCTTCAAGAGCGAAACTAAAAGGATGGGAATTATAGTTAAG GATCTATATACaggagaaataattttttatgtaaaaggTGCTGATGTTGTAATGTCAGCTATTGTACAATATACGGATTGGTTAGACGAAGAAGTTGGTAATATGGCTAGGGATGGTTTAAGGACGTTAGTTGTTGCTAAAAAGGATCTAACTGAAGAGCAGTACCTTGATTTTGAg GCTCGGTATGATGCAGCTAGATTATCCAAAACAGATAGAGGTGCAAGAGTTGCTCAAGTAGTCGAATCATTAGAAAGAGAAATGGAACTCTTATGTGTTACTGGAGTAGAAGACAAATTGCAAGATAATGTTAGATCAACTTTAGAATTACTGAGAAATGCTGGTATCAAAATATGGATGCTTACTGGTGATAAGTTAGAAACTGCTACATGTATTGCCAAGAGTTCTAGCTTGGTATCTAAAACACAGG GTCTTcatgttttcaaaaaagtagTAACTCGCACTGACGCTCATCTGGAACTGAATTCGTACAGAAGAAAACAAGATTGCGCTTTAGTAATAAGCGGTGAAAGCTTAGACGTCTGTTTATTATATTACCAACCTGAATTTATGGAACTAGCAACTGCTGCTCCTGCAGTTGTTTGTTGTAGATGTTCGCCCACTCAAAAAGCTCAAGTG GTACAACTTATTCAAAAACACACTGGTAAACGTACAGCTGCAGTTGGAGATGGTGGAAATGATGTTAGTATGATCCAACAAGCTGACGCAGGTATCGGTATAGAAGGTCGAGAAGGGAAACAAGCCAGTCTAGCTGGTGATTTCAGCATACCGCAGTTTTCACATTTAGCTCGACTTTTATTGGTACATGGAAGGAAATCTTATAAACGATCAGCATCTTTGGCTCAATTTGTTATACACAGAGGATTGATTATTTCGACCATGCAAGCTGTGTTCAGTAGTGTGTTTTATCTGAGCTCTGTGGCACTGTACCAAGGTTTCCTCATGGTTGGTTACGCTACTGTTTATACTATGTTTCCGGTGG GTATTCAGTTTGGTGCTTGA
- the LOC130451552 gene encoding carotenoid isomerooxygenase translates to MSSIPKFLNVKERCPSGTCSPVLAWSPLPQKRQLNFIKNSSSNNKNYNENKQPLYPNCDFTIWLRSCQEEIKFPIYGKISGEIPKWLNGSLIRNGPGSLKVADEEFTHLFDSSGLLHKFGIKNGEVTYQCRFLQSDVYKKNWKAKRIVHSEFGTKIVEDPCHSIFKRIATVFSKEVSDNSMISVYPFGDELYAFGETPMIHRIDSETLETKEKVNIGEYVSIVNHTSHPHVLKSGTVYNLGMSISSSGIYHNIVEFPQTETGFSKSMFEKARIVASVPARWRLHPSYMHSFGITDNYYIIVEQPLSISVLGLISSKLNNEPLAGCFRWYHEEYTRITVISRTNGEVFETFFSKSFFYLHIINQYEMDNHIVLDICMYKDPSMLDCMYIETMKTMQQNPDYAKMFRGRPARFVLPLEPIRDAAESRNLVTLKNVHAKAYYMSNKKILVEPEKLCDIGCETPRINYENYLGKPYRYFYAISADVDADNPGTLIKVDVSSHSTKTWCEKNCYPSEPIFVPSPDSKTEDEGVILSAMVWGEEDTNHVGLLILDAVTFTELGRADFQTLSPAPKCLHGWYLPSK, encoded by the exons ATGAGTTCGATACCGAAATTTTTAAACGTTAAAGAAAGGTGTCCATCAGGAACCTGTAGTCCAGTTCTTGCTTGGTCTCCTTTGCCGCAAAAAAGGCAattaaactttattaaaaattccagCAGCAATAATAag aattataacGAAAACAAACAACCATTATATCCAAACTGCGACTTTACAATTTGGTTGAGGTCCTGTcaagaagaaattaaatttcctatatatggaaaaatttcaG GTGAGATTCCAAAATGGTTGAATGGTTCTTTGATTCGCAACGGACCTGGATCATTAAAAGTGGCTGATGAGGAATTTACACATCTTTTTGATAGTTCAGGATTGCTGCACAA attCGGTATAAAAAATGGTGAAGTAACCTACCAATGTCGTTTCTTGCAGTCAGATgtgtataagaaaaattggaaagcaAAAAGAATTGTCCATAGCGAATTTGGtacaaaaattgtagaagaTCCTTGTCATTCCATTTTTAAGAG aatTGCCACTGTGTTTAGTAAGGAAGTTTCAGATAATTCTATGATTTCTGTATATCCTTTCGGTGATGAATTGTACGCATTTGGAGAAACGCCCATGATTCATCGTATAGATTCCGAAACGTTGGAAACCAaagaaaaagtgaatattgGCGAATATGTTTCGATTGTGAATCATACATCTCATCCACATGTTTTGAAATCTG GTACAGTCTATAATTTAGGAATGTCTATTTCTTCTTCTGGAATATATCATAATATAGTAGAGTTTCCACAAACTGAAACCG gtttttctaaatCAATGTTCGAAAAAGCTCGTATAGTTGCTTCAGTTCCAGCAAGATGGCGTTTACATCCCTCTTACATGCATAGTTTTG GTATAACagacaattattatataattgtaGAACAACCATTGAGTATATCAGTTCTTGGTCTCATTTCATCAAAACTAAACAATGAGCCTTTAGCAGGTTGTTTCAGATGGTACCACGAAGAATAT accAGAATAACGGTTATTTCCAGAACCAATGGAGAagtatttgaaacatttttttccaaatcatttttctatttacatATAATCAATCAGTATGAAATGGATAATCATATAGTTTTAGATATCTGTATGTACAAAGACCCTTCAATGTTGGACTGTATGTACATTGAAACAATGAAG acaaTGCAACAAAATCCTGATTATGCAAAAATGTTTCGAGGACGTCCAGCAAGATTTGTTCTACCTCTAGAACCTATTCGAGATGCAGCAGAAAGTAGAAATTTAGTTACTTTGAAAAATGTGCACGCTAAAGCGTACTACATGTCCAATAAAAAGATTTTAGTAGAACCAGAGAAACTTTGTGATATAGGATGTGAAACACCAagaattaattatgaaaattaccTGG GTAAACCTTACAGATACTTCTATGCAATTAGTGCAGATGTTGACGCAGATAATCCAGGAACT cTCATAAAAGTAGATGTTTCATCGCATTCAACCAAAACATGGTGTGAGAAAAATTGCTATCCAAGCGAACCTATATTTGTACCTAGTCCGGATTCCAAG ACTGAGGATGAAGGTGTAATTCTGTCGGCGATGGTGTGGGGAGAAGAAGATACCAATCACGTTGGTTTGTTAATCCTAGATGCTGTAACATTTACTGAACTAGGTAGAGCAGATTTTCAAACGCTTTCTCCAGCTCCAAAATGTTTACACGGTTGGTACCTCCCGTCTAAATGA
- the LOC130451551 gene encoding probable phospholipid-transporting ATPase IIB isoform X1, with amino-acid sequence MEFPMQDFDCDQETTFLLANSSSNGNDMDVIQTSVRNRNPKRRRSIGSILCGCWCTFFRRCCGPRELRSRNILLGKSTPGQFPANAIRNQKYNIITFLPLVLYQQFKFFLNMYFLIMATSQFVPDIRIGYLYTYWGPLCFVLLVTISREAIDDWRRHKRDQEVNNQKCKRLLNDLNKPFETVAAHKLKVGDLIIVDKDERVPADLVLLRTSESSGAVFVRTDQLDGETDWKLRLAVPATQKLASDCQLFEINASIYAEKPQKDIHSFIGTFSRLDSLNSDESLNLENTLWTNCVIASGQATGVVIYTGPETRSVMNNSAPRSKVGLLDIEVNTITKLLFAAVIGLTLIMMALKGFNGPWYRYMFRFILLFSYIIPISLRVNLDMGKSFYSWAIGKDPAMKGTAVRCTTIPEELGRISYLLSDKTGTLTQNSMVLKRLHMGTVSFATDSFDEVSTCLRNSYNIENLTVGSEKFRRSENIRIKEAVQALALCHNVTPMCDTTEKKDTDSGSFGSETEADHHLQISDQEVTYQASSPDEVALVQWTHQVGLTLSHRDLTSMQLRRPDGRLMNYSILQVFPFKSETKRMGIIVKDLYTGEIIFYVKGADVVMSAIVQYTDWLDEEVGNMARDGLRTLVVAKKDLTEEQYLDFEARYDAARLSKTDRGARVAQVVESLEREMELLCVTGVEDKLQDNVRSTLELLRNAGIKIWMLTGDKLETATCIAKSSSLVSKTQGLHVFKKVVTRTDAHLELNSYRRKQDCALVISGESLDVCLLYYQPEFMELATAAPAVVCCRCSPTQKAQVVQLIQKHTGKRTAAVGDGGNDVSMIQQADAGIGIEGREGKQASLAGDFSIPQFSHLARLLLVHGRKSYKRSASLAQFVIHRGLIISTMQAVFSSVFYLSSVALYQGFLMVGYATVYTMFPVFSLVLDQDVSPEIALTYPELYKDLAKGRSLSFKTFFMWVLISIYQGGVIMYGALLLFEDEFIHIVAISFTSLILTELIMVALNIRTWHYLMVLAEFFSLGLYALSLIVLHDYFDAEFIRTVDFFWRVVLITLISCLPLYILKFLRKKFSPPSYSKLS; translated from the exons atGGAATTTCCTATGCAAGATTTTGATTGTGATCaagaaacaacatttttattagcAAATTCTTCAAGTAATGGAAACGATATGGATGTAATACAGACTTCCGTGAGAAATCGAAACCCCAAACGTCGTCGCAGTATAGGCAGTATTTTGTGTGG ATGTTGGTGCACTTTTTTTCGAAGATGCTGTGGTCCAAGGGAATTAAGATCCAGAAATATTCTTTTGGGAAAATCGACACCCGGACAATTCCCTGCCAATGCGATAaggaatcaaaaatataatattatcacatttttacCCCTTGTTCTTTACcagcaattcaaatttttcctcaatatgtattttttgatCATGGCTACAAGTCAATTTGTGCCTGACATTCGGATAGGTTATTTGTATACATATTGGGGACCATTG TGCTTCGTTCTTCTGGTTACTATTTCAAGAGAAGCTATTGATGATTGGAGAAGACATAAACGTGATCAAGAAGTCAATAATCAAAAATGTAAAAGGTTACTTAACGACCTTAATAAACCATTTGAGACAGTAGCAGCACACAAATTAAAg GTAGGAGATCTTATTATCGTCGATAAAGATGAAAGGGTGCCAGCAGATTTGGTGTTATTGAGAACCTCTGAAAGTAGTGGTGCTGTATTTGTAAGAACAGATCAATTAGACGGTGAAACAGATTGGAAGTTAAGATTAGCTGTTCCCGCAACTCAAAAGTTAGCATCAGACtgtcaattatttgaaataaatgctaGTATATATGCAGAGAAGCCTCAGAAAGATATACATTCTTTTATTGGAACATTTAGTAGA CTAGATTCTTTGAATAGTGATGAAagtttgaatttagaaaatacatTATGGACAAATTGTGTTATAGCATCTGGGCAAGCTACAGGAGTTGTTATTTATACAG GTCCTGAAACAAGATCAGTTATGAATAACTCTGCTCCTAGATCCAAAGTAGGTCTTTTGGACATTGAAGTAAATACTATAACAAAGCTATTATTTGCTGCGGTAATAGGTCTTACTCTTATTATGATGGCATTAAAAGGATTCAATGGTCCTTGGTATAGATATATGTTCAGATTTATTCTCTTATTCTCCTATATTATACCAATTAG CTTACGGGTTAACTTAGACATGGGAAAATCTTTTTACTCATGGGCTATTGGAAAAGATCCTGCAATGAAAGGTACAGCAGTCCGGTGTACTACTATACCCGAAGAATTAGGTAGAATATCATATCTTCTTTCTGATAAAACTGGTACTCTAACTCAAAATTCAATGGTACTGAAAAGGTTGCACATGGGTACTGTTAGTTTTGCTACTGACAGTTTTGATGAG GTAAGCACTTGTTTGCGGAATTcatataatatagaaaatttgacaGTGGGTTCTGAAAAATTCAGGAGATCTGAAAACATAAGAATTAAAGAGGCAGTACAGGCATTAGCATTGTGTCATAACGTTACCCCCATGTGTGATACAACTGAAAAGAAAGATACAg ATTCAGGTTCGTTTGGTTCTGAAACTGAGGCTGATCATCATTTGCAAATATCTGATCAAGAAGTAACTTACCAAGCATCAAGTCCAGATGAAGTAGCTCTAGTACAGTGGACACACCAAGTCGGATTAACTTTGAGTCATAGAGATCTCACGTCTATGCAGCTTAGAAGACCTGATGGTAGATTGATGAATTATAGTATTTTACAAGTATTTCCCTTCAAGAGCGAAACTAAAAGGATGGGAATTATAGTTAAG GATCTATATACaggagaaataattttttatgtaaaaggTGCTGATGTTGTAATGTCAGCTATTGTACAATATACGGATTGGTTAGACGAAGAAGTTGGTAATATGGCTAGGGATGGTTTAAGGACGTTAGTTGTTGCTAAAAAGGATCTAACTGAAGAGCAGTACCTTGATTTTGAg GCTCGGTATGATGCAGCTAGATTATCCAAAACAGATAGAGGTGCAAGAGTTGCTCAAGTAGTCGAATCATTAGAAAGAGAAATGGAACTCTTATGTGTTACTGGAGTAGAAGACAAATTGCAAGATAATGTTAGATCAACTTTAGAATTACTGAGAAATGCTGGTATCAAAATATGGATGCTTACTGGTGATAAGTTAGAAACTGCTACATGTATTGCCAAGAGTTCTAGCTTGGTATCTAAAACACAGG GTCTTcatgttttcaaaaaagtagTAACTCGCACTGACGCTCATCTGGAACTGAATTCGTACAGAAGAAAACAAGATTGCGCTTTAGTAATAAGCGGTGAAAGCTTAGACGTCTGTTTATTATATTACCAACCTGAATTTATGGAACTAGCAACTGCTGCTCCTGCAGTTGTTTGTTGTAGATGTTCGCCCACTCAAAAAGCTCAAGTG GTACAACTTATTCAAAAACACACTGGTAAACGTACAGCTGCAGTTGGAGATGGTGGAAATGATGTTAGTATGATCCAACAAGCTGACGCAGGTATCGGTATAGAAGGTCGAGAAGGGAAACAAGCCAGTCTAGCTGGTGATTTCAGCATACCGCAGTTTTCACATTTAGCTCGACTTTTATTGGTACATGGAAGGAAATCTTATAAACGATCAGCATCTTTGGCTCAATTTGTTATACACAGAGGATTGATTATTTCGACCATGCAAGCTGTGTTCAGTAGTGTGTTTTATCTGAGCTCTGTGGCACTGTACCAAGGTTTCCTCATGGTTGGTTACGCTACTGTTTATACTATGTTTCCG GTATTCAGTTTGGTGCTTGATCAAGATGTAAGTCCTGAAATTGCTCTAACTTATCCAGAACTGTACAAAGATCTAGCCAAAGGAAGGAGTCTATCTTTTAAAACATTCTTTATGTGGGTTCTAATAAGTATTTACCAAG gGGGTGTTATAATGTATGGTGctttacttttatttgaagatGAATTTATCCACATTGTAGCGATTAGTTTTACTTCACTGATCCTCACCGAATTAATAATGGTCGCCTTAAATATCCGTACATGGCATTATCTAATGGTATTAGCTGAATTTTTCTCGTTAGGACTATACGCATTATCTTTGATAGTCCTACATGATTATTTTG atgCGGAATTTATAAGAACAGTGGATTTCTTCTGGAGAGTGGTGTTGATAACGTTGATATCCTGCCTACCGTTGTACATCCTCAAATTCTTAAGGAAGAAATTTTCTCCTCCAAGTTACAGTAAACTTTCGTAA